In Anolis carolinensis isolate JA03-04 chromosome 4, rAnoCar3.1.pri, whole genome shotgun sequence, the genomic window aatttagcaccaaaatatcacgatatattgaaaacattgactacaaaaatgcgttggataatccagaatgttggataagtgaatgttggataagtgagactctactgtatatagtcctGCAGTATCACAGTTCTGTAGCCAGCATGCAAATAAACGCAGAGATGATAGGGGCCTATAGCTAGCATAActtcagttttgtttgtttgtttgttgtttgaggAGCCAGCATGTTTTGGAGGAATGGAAGCAGTCCATATGGGCAAGTTGTAGGCAGGCAATGATCCTGACACATGTGAAGAGAAACATTGTTGCAAAAAATGTTGCTGTCAGGGAGTATCAACTTATCTGATAAAAAGTCCACAAATGTCAGTTACAGATATCTGGTGTGCTGCCAAGGGACATGATTATATTTGATTTATGTTTGATAAAGGCCAATTCATTTGAACAGAGAATACTCCTTGAAATTACACCCAATTCAGAAgtccaaaaatattaaaacaatgggAACGGATCTTCAGCTTTACTTGCataatttttaatcttttttcccAGGCAGAGATGCTGTATAAGAAAAACCCCAAGTTACTGAATCAGTTGCAATACTGTGAGGAAACTGGAATTCCTCTTGTGGCCATTCTGGGAGAGCAAGAGCTAAAGGATGGAGTAGTCAAACTGAGAGATGTAGCGACAAGAGAAGAGGTGAGTCTTTTCCTTTGTCTTAGGAAGAGAGTGAAAGCAAGAACATAGCATAACAATTGAATTCCTTTATATCTTGTACCTCAAGAGACTGTGTGCACACACCATAAATACCTGCAAAATATTAAGTGATCATGAGTCAGGCAATATACAGGGTTTTTAAAAGATGGCCCCAATTTGAAATGGCTATGAACCGCCCATGAATGAAACGCTTACCCCTTTAAAGGGTGGGGCAGAGAATTTCAAAGGAACACTGCTAGGTGCCTCTCCCAGCGCACAAACAGTCCCTGGCCTCAATCATTCTCAACATAAAGCCAAATGAGATATTATGAgaatttttagatttgtttctggctcaaaataattttaaaactttgTAATTTGCAAACCATTTGTACGTTTTTCTATAATTGTAACATTGCTATCATGAACTATATTGAAGTTGGGTTCATCGTTTAGAAACATCCTATACCATACACTTAGGTGTATATATAGATCTGCACAGTCATATCCCAACTTCCTTCGAGGATGTCAGTGTGGTATGTCTGCTTCTCTCCGCTCTTTTTACAGTTCCTTTTTATACCAAGGAATAAGTTTACATTGAAAGATGGGGAGTGGGCCTAGTGAACATCTTAATGTGATTGGAATCTAATCCATCAGCCAACCATTAGACAAGGGTTGGGCAAATTGCAGTCAGTAGTTTGCCCTCAAACCCCCCTGGAATATTCAGATTAAAAATGTTCCCCAAAACTCaggccctttctatactgccaaaaaaaatctagattatcaaagcagataatccacattatctgctttgaactgggttatacaaatacactgccatatagtccagttccatgcagataatctaaattttatatggcagtgtagaaggagcctcagtcaCCACTCCAAATTCACATATATCACTCCCCCAACTAACCCCAACACAAAAAAGCTAGAATTTGCACCCAAAGGTCACTTCTGCATGTATTTTTGAACCAAAATGGGTAGTGTGACCCATCGTGAATATACAGAATAAAAATTAACGCTGGCTGCAATCTCCTTCCCCAAACTGCATTCTACTCTCTTTAAAATTACACCAATCCTGCTGAAACTCTTGGTTGCTGCCTATTAGAATTACTACGTTTTATTCAGGAAAGAAACAATGCCAAAGGAGATTAAAATAAGGTATGAACCACCTAAGGGAGCTTCTTACCAAATATAAACCATAACTATTGCCATCTAAACATTGAGAGTTGATGTTGCCTCCCATTCCATAGGGACAACTGTTCCATTTCTTTGCAGTCTAGTATTTCCTGTTGCAGCTTCAGACTGCATCCTCATTTTGCTAGCAGTAGcaatgagcaaaaaaaaaaagcaatgagcAAAGAGGATGGGACACCAAAAGCTGCATATTGTAACTTAAGTAGTTTAGGTATGCAAAGAGGTTGTTCTTGTCTGTTCTAAAATGTAGGCCGCAATGTTGAAAGGACTGCACAGGTTTGTTTTGAGAGCTGTATTTCAAAATTGTGTTTGCTTAGGTATGTTAGGTGGCAGTTTCCTCTTCCCATATACTTCTAAAACCTCATAACCCCATCCTGTCACATCCCAAAATGTTATGCAAAAACAGTTGTGCAACCTGTTGCTCCAGACACATGGAGCTTTGAACTGTCTCTCAAGTGTCTAGTAGAAATGAGTGAGAAATGTAGATACAAACTTAACATTCACTTCTGTTGTCAAAATGCAAACCATCTGCTTTGAAGTGATAGAAATGTGGCAGATTtgttttgacagaaaatgtaggcTGGCGGGATAGCTTATTAGAGCACAAAAACCACATATGTAGGACATTCAAAAGCTGTAGAGGTGTGTATATACCAGGGAAGAGGATTGACTGTTTAGCTTAATCATAATTCTGTTTTGTAGGTGGATATTTGCAGAGGAAAACTGGTTGAGGAAATCAAAAGAAGAACATGTTGTCATCCCTAGACATCCAATTTGCTGATTTTCCTTATTAAGGTCTGCTGTATCCGTCAGAACGGCAAATCGGTTTTGCCTATAAAGaagctgtatttattttattgtgaagGTCTTTTTCATCAGGCTTGTGCAATGATgggatgtacatttttaaaaatatatataactttCATGTAAGGTTTCCGGAAGACGCCATTTGATACATGAGCACTTAGTGACTGTGTAGCGATGGTTCACAGTCAATGCTGCTCTGTTTCAGCATCCCTGCCCAGGAGGTTTCCTTGTTTCAACTTAAAAAGttatgattttgaaaaatgttattGGGAActtcaaataaaatatattcctgCCCTATGCTTCCTGCTGTGTTAATGTTTTCTgtttcagtaaaaaaaatgtgttgaatCATTTTTGTATTCTGAAACTAAAGTAGCATGTTTTCTCCTTTAAACAAATGCCCAGTAATTGTCTTATTAAATGTTCTGCCAATGCAGAGGTGGGAAAGTACAATCCCACAGGGGTCATTATTTCCTTTGCACAAAATGTCAATCATTGTGATGTGCTTCCAGCACATTTTGAGCCTCCTTTAGACTCCCCAGGGTTAGAGATGGTAAGGCCTGGGAAAAATTTGAAAGATTGGGGGGCTGTTTTTTCTCCAATTTTTCCTGGCCCTTACCATCTCTACCAAggctaaaatgaaaaataatgcaaaatgtCCCTATAGGCAAAAAAAATGTATTCTATGCAAGAGCAGGTGCACCCCCTGGGCAAAAGCAAAGAAGAGcccttaataaataaaattgtatttatatcccgccaccacttcccagaagggactcagggcggcttacaaaagcaCTTAGTAGTGCAGCAGAATACAccagatacaataaaatacataacatttaTAAAACAATAACGGAGCAAGCTATGTCGATTTAAAACAGGAAAATACTGAAGGGGTCAATCTTGGAAAACATCAGCTACTGATTCTCTGCCACAATATAGAGTGGGCACTTCGTATTCACAGGAATTGGTTTCAGGACCCCACACAGATACCAAAATGACACATGCCCAAgtcattattaaaaaatggtataTAGGCCAACAGTGGCAAGCCCCACCTGCCAGACATCCCACAACGCGTGCATTCTTCAAGTTGCCTTCAAGAAgcaggagagatagacaaatgcagCAAGGTCAGGGCTTACAAGTGCCTACTTAAAATGACACAAGGCAGCGTTGACATCATCTGTTGCCTGCTTCTCTCttgcaaaaaaaaccctgtcaCCTTGAAAGCAGAAGCAGACAACTGACATGCTCTTCACTACAAACCAACTTACTGTATTGTGTGCATCTGAATCCGCATTAGGTTGAATCCACAGATCATGAGCTCACGGATACGGCGAGCTCACCGTACATATCCAGCAGTTTCTCCAAAGTCATGTCAATGAATACTTTGGCTTAGGTCATGAATGAAGAAGTGGGGATTACTTCTCCCAAAAACTTAAGAACCGACAGAGGgtgttaaaatttatttttttatttcaggaGAAGAAACTAGACCTATGGAGTGCCATGATATGTAATTAGGGTAAAATGAATGTCCTATTCCATTCTTTATTCCTCACCACTGCTCTACCACAATATTCTATGTTTATCAgctgttattatttattcatttctatcccactttttcccatgggtaggattcaaagtggcgtacaaaagtttaaaaacacagATACATATacagaaatacataaaatacataatcaactaaaaACATACACCAATCTTTGGGAACCGTTAACATTGGCACAGTTCCCAAAAAGGTAGAAGTGCTCCATCAGTCCAACAAATCTGTAGACAACTTTGAAAGCAATACTTTCATGTATCATAGTTGGGATTTTAAATGTATGCTGGAAGATTCTGGAGCTGGACGCGTCtatccaatgttttaaaaatattaatctctTTGGTTTAACATAAATTACGCATGTAATAATACTGATGAATCCACACAGAATGTTCTGAAGCAATACCTCATTGTATGACCTATCTTTTtactttccattttctttcctttaaacTAATTGGAGCATGATGAATATAATAGCATTAACATTCACAACTGTGAACTTAAAACCAAGACACTATGCTTTATGAGTGAAAAGGTAGGGATTCGTaagtttattttccccaaatcaGTAAAAAATATATTAGGGAAAAAATAAAGCTGGAGGTTGATGGAAGCCCTTCAAACTGATCtccaaagcaattttctttttaaaagtaaaactTTTCCAGCAGAAGGCACATTTGCAGTGATAGTTAAAACTGCTTCAACATAGAATATTCTCCAGCAAAGAAACACTTATTAAGTTTGCTATTTCAAAAGCTTCAGCTCTCCCTAAACAAAGCATTCTTCTTTGTTGCTATGTTTACAGCACAATAAATAAGCTTCTATATGCTGGCAGTGAGACCAAACCAAGGACCAGGTGAAGACACATCAGCAAGCAGACTATTGAGCCCTGTCTAACCACTGCTGCCTTGTTGCACTGCAGCAATGAGAGAGGCACCTCATCCAAAAGGTAGTCCTGGTAGTCTGGAGGAGACCTGCATATGTAATCGTGAGGCCAATCAGGCAGCAAGGCCTTGTGGGTGGCCAGACCCTGGATCTCCCTGATAGTCTGTTTGCAGGAACAGTTGTAGGGATTGAGTCCAGCTCTTAAGCTCTTCAGGTGTTTCCAATGCAGGAGGTCTTTGGTAGGGAGTTGTGAGAGCTGGTTCTGATCTATACTGAGGACCTCCAAACCTGGAAGGTTCTTGATTGAGAGGATGGTTGACAGCCTGTTGTTGGACAAGTAGAGCTCTTTCAGCCCAGGAATGGAGAGGTCTAAGATAAAAATGCGATTGGCACTCAGATCTAATACTTCAATATTAGGCGGCAGAGCTCTATCCATGTGCTCTAATCCTGTGCTGGACAAATTGAAGACACGTAGTGACTGAGGCCATGAGCAGGAAGAGAAAGGTGGTCCAGGCAGGAAGTCATTCTGACTGAGGTCCAAGTGAGTGAGCCGGTTGAGATGAGCAAGAATCTGGCACACTGTTTCGTAAGACCTGAGGTTGTTCCCATGTAGTTTTAGCACCTGGAGTTGTGAGAAAGCACCTTTGCAGAATGATGTCTCTAGAGTCTGGTCCTGGAAATGATTTCCTGAAAGATCTAAAAGGTGCAGCGCTCTCAACACTGTGCTAATTTTGCAAGGGATAGATGTGACTTGTGACTCTGTTACTGTCAGGTTTTCTAAGATCTCCAGCCAGTTTTGCAGGCTGGATATGTCAAGTCTGTCATCCAAGGGAGCTGCTGTCACTTTGTGGAAGCGCAGAGAAGAAACTTTTAGGTCATACCCATCTATACCAAGCTGGTCAGCAGATTTAAGGAAAGTACAATTTACAAACTCCAGTTCAGAGACCAGAGGTGTGTAGGAAACAACTTTCAAGGCTACTGGCAAGGAAACTTCTGGCACAATAAGGTCTGTAAAGATCAGCTTGCTTACCAGCAAAGCCTCCAGAAAGGCTATTTCATTTGCATCTAGTTCAGTTCTAGAAAAGCCAGCGAACTGAGATAGGTTTCCACCCCGAAGTTCATATGTGGTGGCTGGGAGGCAAGTAAAGAATGTCCTCATATCTGACAGGGAACACACACAGTGCTGTTCAGTCAAGTAACACATGCCTTTTGCTTTAGGGAAGTTCAGACCCAGCAGAAGGAAGGACACAAAGGTCAGAGCTGCATACATGATGCAAAggctgaaaaaaaaaattgaaaagatagTAAACTacaatatggtatagtggtttaagtgttggactataactagAGTCTGAATCCCTGCTAAGCCATGTAAACTCACTGGGTATGGCACAAAGAAGGCAAAGTCAACTGCCCTCTAAACAAATGTTTCCAGATAAATCACATGATAAACTAATATcttgtgtttactgtattttaatctttgttctgtgtattttaacatatgtatttcatagaaatgcattttaatatgttttataattatgtgtttttaactatgtttttaccCCACCTTGAGCCTCAAGGAGAAGCAGATAAgcactacaaataataataagactggcacgagcc contains:
- the LOC103278612 gene encoding toll-like receptor 2; the protein is MYAALTFVSFLLLGLNFPKAKGMCYLTEQHCVCSLSDMRTFFTCLPATTYELRGGNLSQFAGFSRTELDANEIAFLEALLVSKLIFTDLIVPEVSLPVALKVVSYTPLVSELEFVNCTFLKSADQLGIDGYDLKVSSLRFHKVTAAPLDDRLDISSLQNWLEILENLTVTESQVTSIPCKISTVLRALHLLDLSGNHFQDQTLETSFCKGAFSQLQVLKLHGNNLRSYETVCQILAHLNRLTHLDLSQNDFLPGPPFSSCSWPQSLRVFNLSSTGLEHMDRALPPNIEVLDLSANRIFILDLSIPGLKELYLSNNRLSTILSIKNLPGLEVLSIDQNQLSQLPTKDLLHWKHLKSLRAGLNPYNCSCKQTIREIQGLATHKALLPDWPHDYICRSPPDYQDYLLDEVPLSLLQCNKAAVVRQGSIVCLLMCLHLVLGLVSLPAYRSLFIVL